The Lodderomyces beijingensis strain CBS 14171 genome assembly, chromosome: 4 genome has a window encoding:
- a CDS encoding 60S ribosomal protein eL19 — MNTNIHHRANLRTQKRLAASVIGVGKRKVWLDPNETTEIASANSRQAIRKLYKNGTIVKKPDTVHSRSRARALKESKSQGRHMGYGKRKGTKDARMPQQVLWMRKLRVLRRLLAKYRDAGKIDKHLYHSLYKAAKGNTFKHKRALVEHIITAKAEAVREKALKDEAEARRVRNRAARERRQQRIAEKREALFAEDA; from the coding sequence ATGAATACTAACATCCATCATAGGGCTAACTTAAGAACTCAAAAGAGACTCGCCGCCAGTGTCATTGGAGTCGGTAAGAGAAAGGTTTGGCTCGATCCAAACGAAACCACTGAAATTGCCAGTGCCAACTCCAGACAAGCCATCAGAAAATTATACAAGAATGGTACCATTGTCAAGAAGCCAGATACCGTCCACTCCAGATCTAGAGCTAGAGCTCTTAAGGAATCCAAGTCTCAAGGTAGACACATGGGTTACGGTAAGAGAAAAGGTACCAAGGATGCTCGTATGCCACAACAAGTTTTGTGGATGAGAAAATTGAGAGTCTTGAGAAGATTGTTGGCTAAGTACAGAGATGCCGGTAAGATTGACAAGCACTTGTACCACAGCTTATACAAGGCTGCTAAAGGTAACACTTTTAAGCACAAGAGAGCATTGGTTGAGCACATCATCACCGCCAAGGCCGAAGCCGTTAGGGAGAAGGCATTGAAGGACGAAGCTGAAGCTAGAAGAGTTAGAAACAGAGCTGCCAGAGAAAGAAGACAACAAAGAATTGctgaaaagagagaagcTTTGTTTGCTGAAGATGCTTAA